The Thiovulum sp. ES genome includes the window CACTTTTCAGAACTTCTATTTAGACTCTAAATCTTTTTTAGGAGGATTTCAACATGTGAAACGATACTGGGTAAGTTCAGTTAATAGTGTCTTTCCAGAATTAATTAGAACATTACATGAACAGTTCGATACCTCTAAAATTGAGTCAGAAATCTATTTTGAAACAACTTACAGAGGTCATAGGTTCAGAGGATACCTAGACTTTTTAATTTCCAACGAAGATGGTTCAGTAACTATCCTTGATGGCAAATCCACCTACAATGTTAAGAAGAACACCACTCTCCAGCTTTATCTATATATGATAGGACTAGGCAGAAAAGTTAAATCAATCGGTTTCTGGGATTTTAAGAAGAACGAGATACATGAATATGCTCCTACTAAAGCAGGTCTAATTGAAACTAAGACAATTTTAGATAGATATATCGAGCAAGTAATCTATATAACAGAAGAACATCAGGCAGAGAAGACTTATAACGATAAGTGTAAATGGTGTCCTATTAAAAACACATGCGATACTGAAAACATCACTATCGAGAACAATTGGTTATCGTCTAACATAGATTTAAATATCTCTATCACAGACGAATATAACTTAGAATATGGTTCAGTAGAGTCTTATTATCAGGCTCAGAAAGTGGGGAACAAGTTTGAAAGACAGCAAACAATGACTATGCTAACCTCTATTCAATCTAAGAAAAAAGGAGAAGCTTTAATTCCTAGAGAAGACTGGGACTTAATAGAGGAAGAGGTCTTACATGAGGGACATAAACAGAAATACGAGAAGAACGGAGAGTTATTTAATCTATTGTGTAGGACAGGTACAAAGACTATTATTGACTCTTCAAATCCAAATGAAAATACTTTAGGTAATATTCTTATGGGAGTCAGAGAGGAGCTGTGCGGGTCTAATATATTAACATCTACTTTAAATCAGGAAACACCTTCTGAGTTTTTAGAGGAGCTAGACTCTCTATTTAACACAAAAGGAACTGTGCAGAAGAAAGGTCATGAGGTCTTATGGTTCGGAATAAATTCTTATTACTATAAAGGCTTAAGAAAGCCTATCGATCCCATAAGCTCTGATATTAGAAGCGGATATTTGGGAACTATAGTTTCTGAAATTGAAACTTTTCTAAACCTTGCTCCTAAATATTTTACATCGGTTCTTATAAATAAGTATCAGAACGGAGCTGGAATTGCTAGACATAAAGACGATGAGCCTATTATTGCTGAAAAGTCTTATATCGCGGTAGTTTCTTTTGGAGCTAAAGCTACAATAGAAATACTTGATGATATAGGTGCTAGTAGAGGGTCATTTGTAGCTGAAGATAGGTCTATATATGTTATGAAAGATGTCTTATCTTCAGGAAGTTGGTTTCAACATGAGCTGTGGCATAAGGTAGGTAGTGCTAAAGGTCTTAGATATTCTTTAACTTTTAGAAAAGAAATAACTAAATAAATCCATTGTCTCAGAGGGGTTCAGAGAGTATCTTGTTGTGAAGATATAAAAAGATAAAGGGATTTAAACTATTATGTCTATTACAAAAGAGAGACTCCAAGAGTTAAAGAAACTAGAACAGTCTCTGAGAATTGAAAAAGCTATGCTAGAGGAAAAGGTTTCTGAATACTCAGGCAAAATTGAACAAATTGAACCAAAGATAAAAGAAATGTTTGGGACAACAGACCTCAATCAACTACAAGAGATACACACATCACTTCTTCAAGAAGCAGAAAGTATCTTACAAAATATTGAAAAATAAAGGATTTTTAATGGCTGATGTAAGCTTCACCTTGTCTATTGAACAGATAAAGCAGATTAAAAAGGCTTTCAAACCTGTTTCTGTAAAAGATAT containing:
- a CDS encoding Protein of unknown function (DUF1768, DUF2800) (PFAM: Domain of unknown function (DUF1768)), translated to MHTPKLSFTRIDTFNSCKELYRQNYIVEQSEDKIETTHLYKSIGSMTQKILEIAVKKDISNTLITDELDEFIEDLKVEVSLIADMFAKETSEELSEKYPDTSSLILINTFQNFYLDSKSFLGGFQHVKRYWVSSVNSVFPELIRTLHEQFDTSKIESEIYFETTYRGHRFRGYLDFLISNEDGSVTILDGKSTYNVKKNTTLQLYLYMIGLGRKVKSIGFWDFKKNEIHEYAPTKAGLIETKTILDRYIEQVIYITEEHQAEKTYNDKCKWCPIKNTCDTENITIENNWLSSNIDLNISITDEYNLEYGSVESYYQAQKVGNKFERQQTMTMLTSIQSKKKGEALIPREDWDLIEEEVLHEGHKQKYEKNGELFNLLCRTGTKTIIDSSNPNENTLGNILMGVREELCGSNILTSTLNQETPSEFLEELDSLFNTKGTVQKKGHEVLWFGINSYYYKGLRKPIDPISSDIRSGYLGTIVSEIETFLNLAPKYFTSVLINKYQNGAGIARHKDDEPIIAEKSYIAVVSFGAKATIEILDDIGASRGSFVAEDRSIYVMKDVLSSGSWFQHELWHKVGSAKGLRYSLTFRKEITK